In Salisediminibacterium beveridgei, one DNA window encodes the following:
- a CDS encoding L-ribulose-5-phosphate 4-epimerase has translation MNLQDLKSEVCKANQALPGHGLVTFTWGNVSGIDRELGLVVIKPSGVDYKGLTPEKMVVVNLQGEVVEGDLKPSSDTPTHVCLYNHFHDIGGIVHTHSPYATSWSQAGKDLTALGTTQADYFYGDIPCTRDMTDQEIKTAYEYETGMVIVETFRERKIDPMAMPGVLVHSHAPFNWGGTATDAVHHAVVLEECAKMAMYSYQLQPDAPRMKQGLLDKHYLRKHGKDAYYGQ, from the coding sequence ATGAATTTACAGGATTTGAAAAGCGAGGTTTGTAAAGCGAATCAAGCGTTACCTGGGCACGGACTGGTCACCTTTACCTGGGGAAACGTCAGTGGCATTGACCGGGAATTAGGTCTCGTGGTGATCAAACCGAGCGGTGTGGATTATAAGGGTCTGACCCCGGAAAAGATGGTGGTCGTGAATCTTCAGGGTGAAGTTGTGGAGGGCGATTTGAAGCCTTCATCCGATACCCCGACGCATGTCTGCCTGTATAACCATTTTCATGACATCGGCGGTATCGTCCACACCCATTCCCCTTATGCAACGAGTTGGTCACAGGCAGGAAAAGATCTGACGGCGCTTGGTACTACGCAGGCGGATTATTTTTATGGGGATATTCCTTGTACGCGGGACATGACGGACCAGGAGATCAAAACGGCCTACGAATATGAAACGGGAATGGTCATAGTGGAGACATTTAGAGAACGTAAGATCGATCCTATGGCCATGCCGGGTGTGTTGGTGCATAGCCATGCCCCGTTTAATTGGGGGGGGACTGCAACGGATGCGGTGCATCATGCCGTAGTGCTCGAAGAGTGTGCAAAGATGGCGATGTACAGTTATCAGTTGCAACCGGATGCGCCGCGAATGAAACAGGGCTTATTGGATAAACATTATTTACGTAAGCACGGGAAAGATGCTTACTATGGACAATGA
- a CDS encoding ABC transporter substrate-binding protein, with product MKRFWHYSAVVGSMVLLAACGGDDENGGNADGDQGGNEADGEADEVVVAGEDIEGATELTFWTFAETHATFFENATERWNEENEDNPIQLTAEVYPFDQMHNNLLLSLQSGSGAPDLADIEIARFPNFLLGDVQLEPLNDLIDDELDNFITERLDIYGQDDTYYGAPTHLGATVMYYNTEIMDEAGVDIDEIVTWDDYIEAGQQVVEQADVPMTTISTNWYGLWPFVAQRGSDFFDENGELTLANDMNIETLQFVSDLVNEHEIAQVTPGEHNHSEEYFGFMNNGGAGSALMPLFYMSSFLADMPDLSGKMEIRPMPVFDESDARTVGMGGTGTSVTSQSDNVDLAKEFLYFAKMSYEGNINLWTELGFDPPRWDVWDDEELLADNEFYDYFHDDIFDILLGIRDEVEGVHIMPNTPDVLDEIDTNVMFNVIREQAQTPQEALEQAEESIRPRMDD from the coding sequence ATGAAAAGATTTTGGCATTACTCTGCTGTGGTTGGCTCGATGGTATTATTGGCTGCTTGTGGTGGCGATGATGAAAATGGAGGCAATGCTGACGGGGATCAAGGCGGGAATGAAGCAGATGGGGAAGCTGACGAAGTTGTTGTTGCAGGTGAAGATATTGAAGGAGCAACTGAGCTGACTTTTTGGACTTTTGCTGAAACACATGCAACTTTTTTTGAGAATGCTACTGAAAGATGGAACGAAGAAAACGAAGATAACCCCATTCAACTGACTGCTGAAGTTTATCCATTTGATCAGATGCATAACAATCTGTTGCTCTCTTTGCAATCAGGTTCAGGGGCTCCAGACCTTGCTGATATTGAAATAGCGAGATTTCCGAACTTTTTATTAGGGGACGTTCAATTAGAACCTTTGAATGATTTAATCGATGATGAATTAGATAATTTTATTACAGAGCGGCTTGATATCTATGGGCAGGATGACACTTATTACGGAGCACCAACCCATTTAGGCGCAACGGTTATGTATTACAATACGGAAATTATGGATGAGGCTGGAGTAGACATTGATGAGATCGTTACGTGGGATGACTACATCGAAGCGGGTCAGCAAGTTGTTGAACAGGCAGATGTTCCAATGACAACTATCTCGACAAACTGGTATGGTTTATGGCCGTTTGTTGCACAGCGAGGTTCCGACTTTTTTGATGAAAACGGAGAGTTAACTTTAGCAAATGACATGAATATTGAAACGCTGCAGTTTGTCTCAGACCTTGTTAATGAACATGAGATTGCTCAAGTAACTCCGGGGGAGCATAATCATTCGGAAGAATATTTCGGCTTTATGAATAACGGTGGTGCAGGTTCTGCTTTAATGCCGCTCTTCTACATGTCAAGTTTCTTGGCAGATATGCCGGACCTTTCAGGGAAAATGGAGATTCGACCAATGCCTGTGTTTGATGAATCGGATGCAAGAACAGTAGGTATGGGTGGTACTGGTACATCTGTGACGAGTCAATCAGATAACGTGGATTTGGCAAAAGAGTTTTTATATTTTGCGAAAATGTCCTACGAAGGAAACATTAATTTGTGGACAGAATTAGGGTTTGACCCGCCACGATGGGATGTTTGGGATGATGAAGAATTATTGGCAGATAATGAATTCTATGATTACTTCCATGACGATATCTTTGACATTCTGCTTGGTATCCGGGATGAGGTTGAAGGTGTCCATATCATGCCGAATACGCCGGATGTGTTGGATGAAATAGATACCAATGTGATGTTTAATGTTATTCGGGAGCAAGCGCAAACTCCACAAGAAGCACTTGAACAGGCGGAAGAAAGCATCAGACCTAGAATGGATGATTAA
- a CDS encoding carbohydrate ABC transporter permease, with protein MSTKSERVSKKTSRSNILYSKTWAPYIFVSPFILSFLLLSLYPMISALNMSFQRVVPGQVEYIGFSNYERVFNPVFYTALQNTTIYVVWTVVILTIIPMILAIFLNHRLIKFTNFFRASIFIPALTSVIVAGTIFRMIFGESDAAFANQFIQFFGFEPVEWRYSAGTAMFLMVALASWRWMGVNVLYYLAALQNVSKDLYEAADIDGANAWQKFRNVTFPAIKPIFIFLSTITTINGFRMFEESFVFFETTSPGNIGLTMVGYIYSEGIQRNDMGFGAAIGIVLLGIIFIVSLIQLYLTGAFKKEDS; from the coding sequence ATGTCAACAAAATCTGAAAGAGTGTCGAAAAAGACCAGTCGGTCCAATATTTTGTATTCAAAAACATGGGCACCATACATTTTCGTTTCTCCTTTCATCCTTTCATTCCTATTATTATCACTTTATCCAATGATCAGTGCTCTTAACATGAGTTTTCAAAGAGTCGTCCCTGGCCAGGTTGAATATATAGGATTTTCCAATTACGAACGAGTTTTCAATCCCGTCTTTTATACGGCGTTGCAGAATACAACGATCTATGTGGTTTGGACGGTTGTCATTCTGACCATTATCCCGATGATCTTAGCTATCTTCTTAAATCATCGCTTAATCAAATTCACCAATTTCTTCAGAGCATCTATATTTATTCCGGCATTAACTTCCGTCATCGTTGCCGGTACAATCTTTCGAATGATTTTCGGTGAATCAGATGCCGCTTTCGCGAACCAATTTATTCAATTTTTTGGATTCGAGCCGGTTGAATGGAGGTACAGCGCTGGTACCGCAATGTTTTTGATGGTCGCATTAGCGTCCTGGAGATGGATGGGGGTTAATGTTCTTTACTACCTTGCTGCCCTGCAAAATGTCAGTAAAGATTTATACGAGGCTGCGGATATTGACGGTGCAAACGCGTGGCAGAAATTCAGAAACGTTACGTTCCCGGCAATCAAACCTATTTTCATTTTCCTCTCAACCATCACAACGATTAATGGGTTTCGCATGTTCGAAGAAAGTTTTGTTTTCTTTGAAACAACGTCACCCGGCAACATCGGCTTAACGATGGTCGGATATATCTACTCCGAAGGCATTCAGAGAAATGACATGGGCTTTGGTGCAGCAATCGGCATTGTTCTCCTCGGCATTATCTTCATTGTCAGTCTGATTCAATTGTACTTAACCGGTGCATTTAAAAAGGAGGATTCATAA
- a CDS encoding carbohydrate ABC transporter permease — MKFSNLNAKEKTASVGLIIFFSLISLVALFPVISLIVASFSPSSDLMRFGLAPELFFSAFTMENFDVLFGGEAGAYWRWYLNSLIISGVLIVISLFFSSLVGYALALYEFKGKRFIFILVLLILMIPFEILMLPLYTMMINLRLVDTYFGVMLPLIVAPITVFFFRQYCLGLPKELMESGRVDGCTEFGIYARIMAPLMLPSFAAMAILTGLMSWNNFLWPLIVLRSNDMFTLPVGLATLLTPYGNNYEILFSGSVMAIIPIIILFLFFQRFFIAGLTSGGVKG; from the coding sequence ATGAAGTTCTCGAATTTAAATGCTAAAGAAAAAACAGCATCTGTCGGACTTATTATTTTCTTTAGCTTAATTTCACTCGTCGCATTATTCCCGGTAATATCTTTGATCGTTGCATCATTCAGCCCTTCTTCTGATTTAATGCGATTCGGGCTGGCTCCGGAATTGTTTTTCTCAGCTTTCACAATGGAGAACTTCGACGTTTTATTCGGCGGAGAAGCTGGTGCATATTGGCGCTGGTACTTAAACAGTCTGATCATCTCCGGTGTATTGATTGTTATTTCACTGTTTTTCTCTTCACTCGTCGGCTACGCGCTGGCATTGTATGAGTTTAAGGGGAAACGATTCATCTTTATTCTCGTTTTGCTCATATTAATGATTCCATTCGAAATCCTGATGCTGCCACTTTATACGATGATGATCAACCTCAGACTCGTTGACACCTATTTTGGTGTCATGCTGCCACTGATTGTCGCTCCAATCACCGTGTTCTTTTTCAGACAGTATTGTCTGGGTCTCCCTAAAGAATTAATGGAGTCCGGAAGAGTAGATGGTTGTACTGAATTTGGGATTTACGCCAGGATCATGGCACCTTTGATGCTTCCTTCATTTGCCGCCATGGCCATTTTAACTGGTTTGATGAGCTGGAATAACTTTCTTTGGCCATTAATTGTGCTGCGTTCAAACGATATGTTTACACTTCCGGTTGGTTTGGCGACGCTTTTGACACCATACGGGAATAACTATGAAATTTTGTTCTCAGGTTCAGTCATGGCGATTATTCCGATCATCATTCTGTTCTTGTTCTTCCAACGTTTTTTCATTGCCGGACTCACTTCAGGTGGCGTAAAGGGTTAA
- a CDS encoding YesL family protein gives MIVSKLEEAFRFISRFALLNLTWLGYTLIGAVILGLFPSTVALFTMVHRWISQDAESPIIKPFHQTFKSYFWKANLVGWLFTGIGALLYLNYHLISSSEGAVPLPVTISFLLIIVIYTLLIVSLFPVWAYYKGGVKNAILQSFRFVFGRVHVAISFAMIVWASLYLSLAFPAFIIFFTGSLLAYILMWFFNRTIYKLQLKANLL, from the coding sequence ATGATTGTATCTAAATTAGAAGAAGCATTTCGGTTTATCAGCAGGTTTGCTTTATTAAATCTCACCTGGCTTGGTTACACGCTCATCGGCGCAGTTATTCTTGGTTTATTCCCGTCAACTGTTGCCCTGTTTACGATGGTTCATCGCTGGATCAGTCAGGACGCGGAGTCACCAATCATCAAACCTTTCCACCAGACGTTTAAAAGCTATTTCTGGAAAGCCAATCTGGTTGGCTGGCTATTTACAGGGATCGGGGCTTTGCTTTATTTGAACTATCACCTGATTTCTTCATCAGAGGGAGCTGTCCCGTTACCTGTGACCATTTCATTTCTATTGATTATTGTCATCTACACCCTGCTGATTGTGTCACTCTTTCCGGTATGGGCGTATTATAAAGGCGGGGTTAAAAATGCCATCCTTCAGTCATTCCGGTTTGTTTTCGGGAGAGTTCATGTTGCCATCAGTTTTGCGATGATTGTTTGGGCAAGCCTCTATTTATCTCTGGCATTTCCTGCGTTTATTATCTTTTTCACCGGGAGTCTATTGGCATATATATTAATGTGGTTCTTTAATCGGACCATCTACAAATTACAACTCAAGGCAAATCTTTTATAA
- the arfA gene encoding arabinosylfuranosidase ArfA has protein sequence MKKANVLLDKSAIIGKVDQRIYGSFIEHMGRAVYGGIYEPGHPEADQQGFRKDVISLINQLNVPIIRYPGGNMLSAYNWEDGVGSKDERPRRLELAWQVIETNQFGTNEFMDFAKKVNSEVMMAVNLGTRGIDAARNLVEYCNHPSGSYWSDQRREHGYEEPHKIKTWCLGNEMDGSWQMGQKTAEEYGRLAAETGKAMKQVDPDIELVSCGSSGSGMPTFPEWEATTLNHTYELADYVSLHQYFGNPDNDSQNYLASTMELDHFINTVTSVCDYIKAKKRSKKTMMLSFDEWNVWYHSHEDDKNLEKWQIAPPQLEDRYNMEDALLVGGILITFLKHADRIKMACLAQLVNVIAPIVTESGGDAWKQTIFYPYMHASLYGKGSSLQTIASMPKFDTKDFTDVPYADTAVTYDEESEELTIFALNRHLQEDVLVQFSMKDFKSFKVIEHIVLENPDLKLTNTALKQNVAPHHSGENHWENDELQVKLNKTSWNVIRLKKQSS, from the coding sequence ATGAAAAAAGCTAATGTATTACTCGACAAAAGCGCCATCATTGGCAAGGTCGATCAACGGATATATGGTTCTTTTATCGAACACATGGGCCGGGCTGTATATGGCGGAATCTATGAACCTGGTCACCCTGAAGCAGATCAACAGGGATTCAGAAAAGATGTCATTTCCCTCATCAATCAATTGAACGTGCCCATCATTCGTTATCCCGGGGGAAACATGCTTTCAGCTTATAACTGGGAAGATGGCGTCGGATCAAAGGACGAACGCCCTCGCAGACTCGAATTGGCATGGCAAGTGATAGAAACCAATCAATTTGGAACGAATGAATTCATGGACTTTGCCAAAAAAGTCAATTCAGAAGTCATGATGGCCGTCAACCTTGGTACACGAGGGATTGATGCTGCAAGAAATTTAGTAGAATACTGCAATCACCCGAGTGGTTCCTACTGGAGTGATCAGCGAAGAGAACACGGCTATGAGGAACCTCATAAGATTAAGACGTGGTGCCTTGGAAATGAAATGGACGGAAGCTGGCAGATGGGACAGAAAACGGCAGAAGAATATGGCCGCCTCGCCGCCGAAACCGGAAAGGCCATGAAACAGGTAGATCCGGACATCGAACTGGTCTCCTGCGGCAGTTCCGGTTCAGGAATGCCTACATTCCCTGAATGGGAAGCAACGACGCTGAATCACACCTACGAATTGGCTGATTACGTCTCCCTTCATCAGTATTTCGGAAACCCGGATAATGACTCTCAAAATTACCTTGCCAGCACCATGGAACTCGATCATTTCATCAACACCGTCACATCGGTATGTGATTATATTAAAGCGAAGAAACGCAGCAAAAAAACGATGATGCTCAGCTTTGATGAGTGGAATGTCTGGTATCATTCTCATGAAGATGATAAAAACCTGGAAAAGTGGCAGATCGCTCCACCGCAATTGGAAGATCGTTATAATATGGAGGATGCACTGCTTGTTGGCGGCATTCTGATTACGTTCCTGAAACATGCGGATCGGATCAAAATGGCCTGTTTGGCTCAACTGGTTAACGTTATCGCACCAATAGTAACAGAGAGTGGCGGCGACGCCTGGAAGCAAACGATCTTTTATCCATACATGCACGCTTCATTGTACGGTAAAGGGTCTTCTTTACAGACGATTGCTTCTATGCCTAAATTCGACACCAAGGATTTTACCGATGTGCCTTATGCAGACACGGCCGTTACGTATGATGAGGAATCCGAAGAACTTACGATTTTTGCATTGAACAGGCATCTCCAGGAAGACGTTCTGGTTCAATTTTCAATGAAAGATTTTAAGTCTTTTAAAGTCATCGAACACATCGTCCTTGAGAATCCTGATCTCAAATTGACGAACACTGCTTTAAAACAAAATGTAGCGCCACATCATTCAGGTGAAAACCATTGGGAAAACGATGAGCTTCAGGTGAAATTAAACAAAACATCCTGGAATGTTATTCGTTTGAAAAAGCAGTCGTCATAA
- the modA gene encoding molybdate ABC transporter substrate-binding protein → MFIKTGLLLSFLSILIFGTACNSENASDDTVKLSIAAASDLGPAFNALKDDYEEERGVELSFSFGSTGQLADQIENGAPFDVFASANVSFIDRLIETDDIIETSATPYAFGRIGLMMNSENEGLAETMEDLRSPDIGRISIANPAHAPYGMAAEEALFFQWFAR, encoded by the coding sequence ATGTTCATCAAAACAGGTCTTTTGTTATCTTTTCTATCCATCCTGATATTCGGAACCGCATGCAACTCTGAGAATGCCAGTGATGACACTGTCAAACTCTCCATTGCCGCAGCTTCCGATTTGGGGCCCGCTTTCAATGCCTTAAAAGACGATTATGAAGAGGAGCGTGGTGTGGAACTGTCGTTTTCGTTCGGCTCGACCGGACAACTGGCTGATCAAATTGAAAATGGTGCACCATTCGACGTATTCGCCTCGGCGAATGTGTCCTTTATCGATCGACTGATTGAAACAGACGACATCATTGAAACGTCTGCCACACCTTATGCATTTGGCAGAATCGGTTTAATGATGAACAGTGAAAATGAAGGGCTTGCTGAAACCATGGAGGATCTAAGGTCACCGGATATCGGCCGGATATCGATTGCCAACCCCGCTCACGCGCCATACGGAATGGCCGCAGAAGAAGCGCTTTTTTTCCAGTGGTTTGCACGATGA
- the modA gene encoding molybdate ABC transporter substrate-binding protein, protein MHDDVKDKLVYGRNITDAFVQIETGNAEVGIIAYSLGIANEEDYHFVLLDEELHDPIEQVIGVVSYSDHTDEGQAFIDFITTGSGKEVMENYGFIVPEELS, encoded by the coding sequence TTGCACGATGATGTAAAAGACAAGCTTGTCTATGGCCGTAATATCACCGACGCATTTGTTCAAATTGAAACCGGCAATGCGGAAGTCGGCATCATTGCCTACTCATTAGGCATTGCCAATGAAGAGGACTATCATTTTGTATTACTCGATGAAGAACTCCATGATCCGATTGAACAGGTCATCGGTGTCGTCAGTTATTCCGATCATACCGATGAAGGCCAGGCTTTTATTGATTTCATAACAACGGGTTCAGGCAAAGAGGTTATGGAGAATTACGGCTTCATTGTGCCAGAAGAGTTATCATGA
- the modB gene encoding molybdate ABC transporter permease subunit → MMDISLFPLFLSLRVALTATFLAILIGIPIAYYLHKTDTRFSTLIDTLITLPIVLPPTVLGYYLLVLLGRNSGIGRFLEDHFGITIAFTPAGAVVAALVVSIPFMIKSAKTAFSSVGEDVLHSAAILGRSRINIFLTITIPLAWRGIVAGMTMTFARALGDFGATLMIAGSIPNETMTMPIAIYDALLAGDRVMANTLVAIMTIVAVTILYTINRLEKRVIQG, encoded by the coding sequence ATGATGGATATTTCCTTATTCCCATTATTCCTCTCACTTCGTGTCGCATTGACGGCGACGTTTCTGGCGATTCTGATCGGCATTCCCATCGCTTATTATTTACATAAAACCGATACACGGTTCAGCACACTGATCGATACATTGATCACGCTGCCAATCGTCCTCCCGCCCACCGTTCTCGGCTATTACCTGCTCGTGCTGCTCGGACGCAACAGCGGCATCGGACGCTTTCTTGAAGATCATTTCGGTATCACGATTGCCTTCACGCCTGCAGGAGCTGTCGTTGCGGCCCTCGTCGTATCGATTCCATTTATGATCAAATCGGCAAAAACGGCCTTCAGTTCTGTTGGTGAAGATGTCCTTCATTCTGCCGCGATTCTCGGGCGATCCCGTATCAATATTTTTCTCACGATCACCATTCCGCTTGCCTGGCGGGGGATCGTTGCCGGCATGACCATGACATTTGCCAGAGCCTTGGGCGATTTCGGCGCAACGCTGATGATCGCCGGGAGTATACCCAATGAGACGATGACCATGCCCATTGCGATCTACGACGCACTCCTCGCAGGGGACCGGGTCATGGCAAACACACTGGTCGCCATTATGACCATCGTTGCCGTCACCATCCTCTATACCATTAACCGTTTGGAAAAACGGGTCATTCAAGGGTGA
- a CDS encoding sulfate/molybdate ABC transporter ATP-binding protein, which translates to MLDVQIHKQFPEFTLDIAFSVKPGLTGILGPSGCGKSLTLQALAGVLKPDNGKIIMDGETWYDSQRKIHLSPQQRQTGYVFQSYALFPHLTVAENIAYGLKGRPREEIRSSVSDWLDLIKLRGFGQRYPGQLSGGQKQRVALARSMITEPKLLLLDEPFSALDQHIRRQLEEDMLRLLGEHYNGIALLVTHNIEEAYRLGENGMLFSEGKVLQQGDRSDVLTRPKSIAAAEILGIENIFPSEFLQVEAPGALSIGEAAFTSPKDHASPQGIAVHAHHLRILRETETNLPNQFTATVERIIPGVRQGMIHVTIGGVSWRIVAEDTSRYQSGDTLTIHIPQDALIPLAP; encoded by the coding sequence ATGCTGGACGTACAAATTCATAAACAGTTCCCGGAATTCACACTCGACATTGCCTTCTCTGTTAAGCCAGGACTGACGGGGATACTCGGTCCTTCCGGCTGCGGAAAAAGCCTAACCTTACAGGCACTTGCCGGTGTTTTAAAACCGGATAATGGGAAGATCATCATGGACGGCGAAACCTGGTATGACAGTCAGCGGAAAATTCACCTTTCCCCGCAGCAACGACAGACCGGTTACGTTTTTCAAAGCTATGCCCTCTTCCCACACTTGACTGTCGCAGAGAATATCGCGTACGGCTTGAAAGGTCGGCCAAGAGAAGAAATCCGAAGTTCAGTCAGCGACTGGCTCGACCTGATCAAGCTGAGGGGGTTTGGTCAACGCTACCCCGGACAATTATCAGGTGGCCAAAAGCAGCGGGTAGCGCTTGCCCGGTCGATGATCACCGAACCGAAGCTTCTGCTTCTGGATGAACCTTTTTCAGCACTCGATCAGCACATCCGCCGCCAGCTCGAGGAAGATATGCTGCGACTTTTGGGTGAACACTACAACGGAATTGCACTGCTTGTGACCCACAACATCGAAGAAGCCTACCGGCTTGGTGAAAATGGGATGCTCTTCTCTGAAGGAAAAGTACTTCAGCAAGGAGACCGCAGCGACGTTCTCACCCGTCCAAAATCCATTGCCGCTGCAGAAATTCTCGGGATCGAAAATATATTTCCTAGCGAATTCCTGCAGGTCGAAGCGCCAGGAGCCCTGAGCATCGGGGAGGCTGCATTTACTTCGCCCAAAGATCACGCCTCTCCACAAGGAATCGCCGTTCATGCCCACCACCTCCGCATCCTGCGAGAGACGGAAACGAATCTCCCCAATCAATTTACCGCAACGGTTGAACGCATCATCCCCGGCGTTCGCCAGGGCATGATCCACGTGACAATCGGCGGGGTAAGCTGGCGGATTGTCGCAGAAGATACCTCCCGCTATCAGTCAGGTGATACCTTAACCATTCATATTCCGCAAGATGCCCTTATTCCTCTTGCACCTTAA
- a CDS encoding ArsR/SmtB family transcription factor — protein MTQLDTCEIYQYDQEKVSAAKKALAQSPIQFAANLFKALGEENRAKIAYALCHNDELCVCDLANIIDATVATTSHHLRTLYKQDIVKFRKEGKLAFYSLDDDHIRQLVMTALEHAKEGVNAHG, from the coding sequence ATGACTCAACTGGATACCTGCGAGATCTACCAATACGATCAGGAAAAGGTCAGCGCCGCAAAAAAAGCCTTGGCGCAGTCCCCTATACAATTCGCCGCGAACCTCTTTAAAGCATTAGGTGAAGAGAACCGGGCAAAAATTGCCTATGCGCTCTGTCATAATGATGAGCTCTGCGTCTGTGACCTGGCGAATATTATCGACGCTACAGTCGCCACAACTTCTCATCACTTAAGAACGTTGTATAAACAGGATATCGTCAAATTCCGCAAAGAAGGAAAGCTCGCCTTCTACTCGTTGGATGACGACCACATCCGACAGCTTGTGATGACTGCTCTTGAACATGCCAAAGAAGGGGTGAACGCTCATGGGTGA